The Burkholderiales bacterium genome has a segment encoding these proteins:
- a CDS encoding CapA family protein, whose amino-acid sequence MTGRGIDQILPHPSKPHLFEPYVGLATDYVELAETASGAVKKPVDFAYVWGDALEEFERADPDVRIINLETAVTGSEDAWPGKGIHYRMNPANTPCLSAAKLDCCVLANNHVLDWGRSGLFETLDSLHQVKLHTAGAGRNQDEASAPACIEVRGRGRVLVFAFAMASSGVARGWAATEKQSGVNFLRDFSERAIDAIKRQVLSQKQKGDIAVFSVHWDENWGFSVSKEERMFAHRLIDEAGIDVVHGHSSHHVKGIEVYRERPIIYGCGDFLNDYEGIGGHEAYRSDLSLMYFPVVDAATGKLLQFSVTPT is encoded by the coding sequence ATGACAGGTCGGGGTATTGACCAAATTCTGCCGCACCCGAGCAAGCCGCATCTGTTTGAGCCGTACGTTGGCTTGGCGACTGATTACGTTGAACTGGCCGAAACGGCCAGCGGCGCTGTAAAAAAACCTGTCGACTTTGCTTACGTTTGGGGAGATGCCCTAGAAGAATTCGAGCGAGCTGATCCGGATGTGCGAATAATCAATTTAGAGACGGCCGTTACGGGGAGCGAAGACGCTTGGCCGGGAAAAGGAATCCATTACCGCATGAACCCCGCAAACACGCCGTGCCTTTCTGCCGCTAAACTCGATTGCTGCGTGTTAGCCAACAATCATGTGCTGGATTGGGGACGCAGTGGGCTGTTCGAAACTTTGGACTCACTGCACCAGGTGAAGCTGCATACTGCGGGAGCGGGACGCAACCAGGACGAGGCGTCGGCACCGGCGTGTATTGAAGTGCGGGGGCGGGGCAGGGTACTGGTATTCGCATTCGCTATGGCGAGCAGCGGTGTAGCTCGCGGTTGGGCGGCAACCGAAAAACAATCTGGCGTAAATTTTCTGAGAGATTTCTCCGAGCGTGCTATTGACGCAATAAAGCGTCAGGTGCTGAGCCAAAAGCAAAAAGGGGATATCGCTGTGTTTTCGGTGCATTGGGACGAAAATTGGGGCTTTAGCGTTTCGAAGGAAGAGCGCATGTTCGCGCATCGCCTTATCGACGAAGCAGGAATCGACGTGGTGCACGGCCACTCCTCGCACCACGTGAAGGGCATCGAGGTCTACCGGGAAAGACCGATTATTTACGGCTGCGGCGATTTTCTGAATGACTACGAAGGTATCGGCGGACACGAGGCTTACCGGTCCGATCTCTCGCTGATGTATTTCCCGGTAGTGGATGCCGCCACCGGTAAATTGCTTCAATTCAGCGTCACCCCAAC